The Chloroflexota bacterium genome window below encodes:
- a CDS encoding zinc ribbon domain-containing protein, which yields MPIYEYQCETCGIRFERWQSIKEEPLKTCPECAGPVHRLIQPVGIIFKGSGFYTTDYRQSPSLSSTRHEPKGVSDSEKGDSPAESETTKPEKGAAE from the coding sequence ATGCCGATTTACGAGTATCAATGTGAGACTTGCGGTATCCGGTTTGAACGATGGCAAAGTATAAAAGAGGAGCCCTTAAAAACATGCCCAGAATGCGCCGGACCAGTACATCGTCTCATTCAGCCGGTGGGCATCATTTTCAAAGGTTCAGGGTTTTACACCACAGACTACCGCCAAAGCCCCTCACTTTCCTCGACCCGACACGAACCCAAAGGGGTCTCAGACAGCGAAAAGGGGGATTCACCTGCGGAAAGCGAAACAACTAAACCCGAGAAGGGGGCAGCAGAGTAG
- the rsmA gene encoding ribosomal RNA small subunit methyltransferase A: protein MGGLSKSLRALFTEFGFRPDKALGQNFLRDERLLPRILAAAEISPDDTIIEVGAGFGVLTRALAERARRVVAVEVDRRLIPILEHRLSDLTNVKLVHADVLSISPVALLAPESPPYYKVVANLPYYITSPTLRHFLESEQKPTRMVVMLQREVAERIIAKPGDMSLLAVSVQFYARPKIIAHISRHSFYPPPEVDSALVRLDLYETPPYDVPEPGIFFDIVRAGFGQRRKQLRNSLARGLGLTTEQVVKLLNNCGINPTHRAEDLSLDEWACLSRALVKRCRANGDPVRHSRPQ from the coding sequence GTGGGAGGTCTTAGCAAGAGCCTCCGAGCCCTGTTCACTGAATTCGGATTCAGACCCGATAAGGCATTAGGCCAAAATTTCTTGCGCGATGAAAGGCTCTTGCCACGGATTCTGGCTGCTGCGGAGATCTCGCCCGACGATACCATTATCGAGGTAGGCGCTGGTTTTGGTGTGCTCACACGAGCACTGGCAGAACGAGCGAGACGCGTAGTGGCAGTAGAAGTGGATCGGAGGCTCATTCCCATTCTGGAACACCGCCTCTCCGACTTAACGAATGTCAAACTCGTTCACGCCGATGTCCTGAGCATCTCCCCTGTAGCCCTCCTGGCACCAGAGTCGCCACCCTACTACAAAGTGGTTGCCAATCTCCCCTATTACATTACCTCACCCACCCTGCGTCATTTTCTCGAATCAGAACAGAAACCGACACGCATGGTGGTGATGCTACAACGCGAGGTGGCTGAGCGCATCATCGCCAAGCCTGGCGATATGAGTCTATTGGCTGTGAGCGTGCAGTTTTACGCCCGACCCAAAATCATAGCGCACATCTCCCGACATTCCTTTTACCCGCCTCCAGAGGTAGATTCGGCTTTAGTACGCCTGGATCTCTACGAAACCCCACCTTATGACGTGCCTGAACCTGGGATCTTTTTCGATATAGTACGTGCAGGATTCGGCCAGCGAAGAAAGCAACTGCGCAACTCGCTGGCCCGGGGGCTCGGCCTAACGACGGAGCAGGTGGTGAAACTCCTGAACAATTGTGGGATCAACCCCACCCATCGGGCTGAAGATTTATCCCTCGACGAGTGGGCCTGCCTAAGCCGGGCGTTGGTAAAGAGGTGCAGGGCGAACGGAGACCCTGTTAGGCACAGTCGTCCACAATAG
- a CDS encoding DUF348 domain-containing protein translates to MVTDTQALRQHNSAIYQKTRLNSGFLTLLLILAISMALIRNYVAGSHRVTIFLDEQPITVRTHQTTVGAVLREIGIEVAPVDLVYPPLGASVRPGATIHIRLALPVTVETDGDCIQHRTHSRTVGELLRELDIPLNSRDRVLLNGQATELSTALGNETLARTTRTVATRGSRGTPVATSPPPVRIAIQRAVPITIIDEGLPTTVLSTARSVGEALLEQKVPLYLGDQINPGPETPLTADLRVYIKRSKPVSILVDGREIRTRTLDSTVSDVLQEEGVTLRGKDYTDVSLDTEVTNDMTIRVTRVMEDWIVEAEPIAYQTVWKPDPNLELDQRRVDQPGAEGVKKRRIRITYADGVETARVQEEEWVEVPPTPRIIAYGTKIVLRDLQTPAGTIRYWRHLRVLATSYTAATSGKSPDHPAYGITRLGWQARQGVIAVDPTVIRLRTKMYVPGYGFGTAADTGGAIKGRRIDLCYDEQNLKLWYRWVDVYLLEPVPPPNEIPYILPDYPQERARGRS, encoded by the coding sequence TTGGTAACCGATACCCAGGCACTCCGACAACACAACAGTGCGATCTACCAAAAGACCCGGTTAAACTCAGGGTTCCTAACTTTGCTGCTCATCCTTGCAATATCCATGGCGCTGATACGAAACTACGTAGCGGGCAGCCACCGGGTTACCATCTTCCTCGATGAGCAGCCTATCACCGTGCGGACGCATCAGACCACTGTAGGAGCCGTCCTGCGCGAGATAGGGATTGAGGTTGCGCCGGTGGATTTGGTGTATCCTCCCTTGGGGGCCTCTGTTCGCCCTGGTGCCACGATCCACATTCGCCTGGCTTTGCCAGTCACAGTAGAGACCGACGGCGACTGCATCCAGCACCGGACGCATAGCCGAACAGTCGGTGAGTTACTGAGAGAGTTAGACATACCGCTGAACTCTCGCGATCGGGTTCTCCTCAATGGTCAGGCCACCGAACTTAGCACTGCGCTTGGCAACGAGACTCTCGCACGGACGACGAGAACTGTTGCTACTCGTGGCTCGCGAGGCACCCCCGTAGCCACCAGCCCGCCGCCAGTGCGCATCGCCATACAGCGCGCTGTGCCCATCACAATCATCGATGAGGGCTTGCCAACGACCGTCCTCAGCACAGCCCGCTCAGTAGGCGAAGCCTTGCTTGAACAGAAAGTGCCCCTTTATTTGGGCGATCAAATCAACCCGGGACCAGAAACACCTCTCACGGCGGATTTGCGCGTTTACATCAAAAGGTCCAAGCCCGTGTCCATCCTCGTGGATGGACGAGAAATCCGTACCCGCACCTTGGACAGCACTGTCAGTGACGTGCTGCAAGAAGAAGGTGTTACCCTGAGAGGCAAGGATTACACCGATGTCAGTCTCGACACTGAAGTAACCAATGACATGACTATCCGTGTGACGCGGGTGATGGAAGACTGGATCGTGGAAGCGGAACCTATCGCTTACCAAACGGTATGGAAACCAGACCCTAACCTAGAACTCGATCAGCGTCGGGTGGACCAGCCAGGAGCAGAGGGCGTAAAGAAACGCCGCATCCGCATCACCTACGCAGACGGCGTGGAAACCGCACGAGTACAGGAAGAAGAATGGGTGGAGGTGCCTCCAACCCCGCGCATCATCGCTTACGGCACGAAAATTGTCCTACGCGATCTACAAACACCGGCTGGTACTATACGCTACTGGCGACATCTCCGCGTCTTAGCAACCTCGTACACAGCCGCCACTTCGGGTAAGTCCCCTGATCACCCCGCCTATGGCATCACGCGATTGGGTTGGCAGGCTAGGCAGGGCGTCATCGCCGTAGATCCGACAGTCATCCGGTTGCGCACAAAAATGTATGTGCCGGGCTATGGCTTCGGCACAGCAGCCGATACTGGTGGTGCAATCAAAGGCAGGCGCATTGACTTGTGTTATGATGAACAAAACCTCAAACTCTGGTATCGCTGGGTAGACGTGTACCTATTGGAACCTGTCCCGCCACCAAACGAGATCCCGTACATTCTGCCAGACTATCCACAGGAGCGCGCGCGTGGGAGGTCTTAG
- a CDS encoding NAD(P)/FAD-dependent oxidoreductase, translated as MRRVIVVGGGASGMIAAGRAAECGADTVLLEKMARLGNKLRLTGKGRCNLTNDTDIDNFVSHFGPNGRFLYGALSRFTPRDLVTFFERRGVPTVTERGGRVFPASNDAHQVADVLAQYVRENGVQIRYKSRVDRLLIEDGRLCGVMARSECIRGKAVVIATGGASYPATGSTGDGYRLAGSVGHHIVPIRPALVPLETEDDIAPKLQGLSLRHVRATLLLDGTPLASEFGEMLFTHFGVSGPIILTLSKRANESLSRGKAELSIDLKPALDDEELDERLRRGLERNGKRRYHNLLRDLLPGKMVDIFVDLTRIPEDKPGNQITAEERARLHRLLKDFRLKVVGTRPIAEAIVTAGGVDTREIDPRTMASRLVEGLFFCGEVIDIDADTGGYNLQAAFSTGYVAGEAAAHYVSERHE; from the coding sequence TTGAGACGAGTGATCGTTGTTGGCGGCGGAGCCTCGGGAATGATAGCCGCTGGACGAGCCGCAGAGTGTGGTGCCGACACAGTTCTCCTGGAAAAGATGGCTCGTCTGGGGAACAAGCTCCGCCTTACTGGAAAAGGCCGCTGCAATCTGACCAACGATACTGACATTGACAACTTCGTCTCTCATTTTGGCCCGAATGGCCGTTTCCTGTACGGTGCACTTTCCCGGTTCACTCCTCGTGACTTGGTTACCTTTTTCGAACGGCGTGGCGTGCCCACCGTTACCGAACGTGGCGGGCGGGTTTTCCCTGCCTCGAACGATGCCCACCAGGTAGCCGATGTGCTGGCGCAGTACGTCCGGGAAAACGGGGTGCAAATTCGTTACAAAAGCCGTGTAGATCGGCTGCTCATCGAAGACGGACGACTCTGTGGCGTGATGGCGAGGAGTGAATGTATCCGAGGGAAGGCGGTCGTTATCGCTACTGGCGGCGCCTCTTATCCGGCGACCGGCTCCACGGGTGATGGTTATCGGCTGGCAGGGTCGGTCGGACATCACATTGTACCCATCCGCCCTGCGTTGGTGCCCCTGGAAACTGAGGACGATATTGCGCCGAAATTGCAGGGATTAAGTCTGCGCCATGTTCGTGCTACCTTGCTACTGGACGGCACTCCGTTGGCCAGCGAATTCGGCGAGATGCTTTTCACCCATTTCGGCGTTTCGGGCCCTATTATCTTGACGCTGAGCAAGCGAGCAAATGAGTCTTTAAGCCGGGGAAAAGCGGAACTGTCTATAGACCTGAAACCAGCGCTGGATGATGAAGAATTGGACGAGCGACTGCGACGCGGCTTGGAACGTAACGGTAAACGACGATATCATAATCTCCTCCGGGATTTGCTGCCCGGCAAGATGGTGGATATCTTCGTTGATCTGACGCGCATACCCGAGGACAAGCCGGGGAACCAAATAACTGCTGAAGAGCGCGCACGATTGCACCGTCTGCTTAAGGATTTCCGCCTGAAAGTGGTGGGCACCCGACCCATCGCCGAAGCCATTGTCACAGCAGGGGGCGTGGACACGAGGGAAATTGATCCACGTACCATGGCTTCGCGCCTGGTAGAAGGGTTGTTTTTCTGCGGTGAGGTGATAGACATAGACGCTGATACCGGGGGCTATAATCTCCAGGCAGCCTTTTCGACCGGCTATGTGGCAGGCGAAGCAGCAGCACATTATGTATCAGAACGACATGAATAA
- the malQ gene encoding 4-alpha-glucanotransferase, with protein MAFPRSSGILLHPTSLPGRFGIGDLGPEAYRFVDFLVEAYQQLWQVLPLGPTGYGDSPYQCFSAFAGNPLLVSPEMLVEDGLLSPSDLDAAPSFPEDEVDYGLVIEFKTSLLRKSFEKFETQAPQVLKEDFSTFCQQNSFWLEDFTLFMSLKDAHGGAAWVTWASDIASRQPEAVSRWTQHLADSIRAHKYFQWLFFRQWWALKKYANERGVRIIGDVPIFVAHDSADVWAHPELFYLDEQGNPTVVAGVPPDYFSATGQLWGNPLYRWDVMAQDGYAWWIERVRATLSVVDIIRLDHFRGFEAYWEVPGTEDTAIHGRWVKGPGAALFEAIQKSLGQLPIIAEDLGVITPPVVALRERFGFPGMKILQFAFATGVAKMDKPYSYPRNCVVYTGTHDNDTAIGWFTGSSTPEERENALKYLGTDGREFHWDLIRLALSSVADVAIIPLQDVLGLGTEARMNYPSRASGNWRWRFRHQMLTDEIRHRLKEMTEIYGRAPAAGKESLPAQGIS; from the coding sequence ATGGCTTTTCCAAGATCGAGTGGCATTTTGCTTCACCCAACCTCGCTCCCAGGACGGTTCGGCATAGGAGATTTGGGGCCTGAGGCTTATCGCTTTGTGGATTTCCTGGTCGAGGCCTATCAGCAATTGTGGCAGGTACTGCCCTTAGGTCCAACGGGGTACGGAGATTCACCCTATCAGTGCTTTTCCGCTTTCGCTGGTAATCCCCTACTCGTCAGCCCAGAGATGCTAGTCGAGGATGGCTTGCTCTCTCCATCTGATTTGGATGCTGCACCCTCGTTCCCCGAGGACGAAGTAGATTACGGCCTAGTTATCGAATTCAAGACGTCTCTTCTGAGGAAGTCTTTTGAGAAGTTCGAAACCCAAGCCCCTCAGGTTCTGAAGGAGGATTTCAGCACCTTTTGCCAGCAGAATAGTTTCTGGCTTGAGGACTTTACCCTCTTCATGTCTCTCAAGGATGCACATGGTGGGGCTGCTTGGGTCACTTGGGCTTCGGACATTGCTTCTCGCCAACCAGAGGCCGTGAGTCGCTGGACCCAACACCTTGCCGATTCTATCCGCGCTCACAAATACTTCCAGTGGCTGTTCTTCAGGCAGTGGTGGGCCCTCAAAAAGTACGCAAATGAACGCGGCGTCCGGATCATTGGTGATGTCCCGATCTTTGTGGCCCATGATAGTGCCGATGTTTGGGCGCATCCTGAATTGTTCTACTTGGACGAACAAGGCAACCCCACAGTAGTAGCCGGTGTTCCGCCAGATTATTTCAGTGCTACCGGGCAATTGTGGGGCAACCCACTCTATCGTTGGGATGTGATGGCCCAGGATGGATATGCCTGGTGGATCGAACGTGTGCGAGCCACGCTTTCCGTAGTGGATATCATCCGATTAGACCATTTCCGTGGCTTTGAGGCCTATTGGGAGGTGCCGGGCACGGAAGACACTGCTATTCATGGCCGCTGGGTGAAAGGGCCTGGGGCAGCGCTTTTTGAGGCAATCCAAAAGTCGCTTGGCCAGTTGCCAATCATCGCTGAGGATCTGGGCGTGATCACGCCGCCGGTGGTGGCCCTGCGAGAGAGATTTGGCTTCCCGGGGATGAAAATTCTCCAGTTCGCATTCGCTACGGGTGTGGCCAAAATGGATAAGCCTTACTCATACCCTCGCAACTGCGTGGTTTACACTGGCACACATGACAACGACACGGCAATAGGTTGGTTCACTGGTTCTAGTACTCCTGAGGAAAGAGAAAACGCCTTGAAATACCTGGGCACCGATGGTCGTGAATTCCATTGGGACCTCATTCGCCTGGCATTGAGTTCCGTCGCCGATGTGGCGATCATTCCGTTGCAGGATGTGCTGGGTCTGGGTACAGAGGCGCGAATGAACTACCCCAGCCGTGCTAGCGGTAACTGGCGGTGGCGTTTTCGCCACCAGATGCTGACAGATGAAATTAGGCACCGATTAAAGGAAATGACGGAGATATACGGTCGGGCGCCGGCTGCAGGAAAAGAATCCCTCCCAGCGCAAGGTATCAGCTGA
- the ffh gene encoding signal recognition particle protein has product MFDNLSRRLQDILRNLSRKGRLTEADVDAVLREVRLALLEADVNFRVVKEFVARVRERAIGADILHSLTPAQQVVKIVHEEMVSMLGAPGRLNLSGRPPHVVMLVGLQGSGKTTTAAKLALALRKSGQRPLLVAADPRRPAAVTQLQVLGQVLDIPVHTESVEIDPAETCARAVEHARQSAHSVVLLDTGGRLHIDDALMEELVRIKQRVSPVEVVLVADAMTGQDAVRVADDFNKRVGLTGLILTKVDGDARGGAALSMRAVTGVPIKYLGVGEKTDALEPFQPDRLASRILGMGDMLTLIERAEAAFDEEQARRLQEKLATADFDLEDFREQLRQVKQMGPLHQVLEMIPGFTQMSRELPQHVTDQQMRRIEAIINSMTPEERRNPRIIGGSRKKRIARGSGTTIQDVNQLLGQFRQMQRLMKQIRDGRSRGFLSLFR; this is encoded by the coding sequence ATGTTCGATAATCTTTCACGCAGACTGCAAGATATTTTGCGCAATCTCTCCCGAAAGGGCCGATTAACCGAAGCCGATGTGGACGCGGTTCTTCGCGAGGTGCGGCTTGCCCTTTTGGAGGCCGACGTCAATTTCAGGGTGGTCAAAGAATTCGTCGCCCGTGTCCGCGAAAGAGCCATCGGTGCTGATATATTGCATAGTCTTACTCCCGCCCAACAGGTGGTCAAGATCGTCCATGAGGAGATGGTAAGCATGTTGGGTGCACCAGGCAGGCTCAACCTCTCCGGTCGACCGCCCCACGTGGTCATGCTTGTGGGTTTGCAGGGCTCGGGCAAGACTACCACTGCGGCCAAATTGGCTCTTGCCTTGCGTAAGTCGGGACAGCGACCGCTGCTTGTAGCTGCCGATCCACGTCGTCCTGCTGCGGTTACACAACTTCAAGTGTTAGGGCAGGTCCTTGATATCCCAGTGCATACAGAGAGTGTGGAGATAGACCCGGCCGAGACTTGTGCCAGGGCGGTAGAGCACGCCCGACAGTCAGCCCATAGCGTTGTCCTCTTGGACACTGGTGGGCGACTGCATATTGATGACGCGCTGATGGAAGAACTCGTGCGTATCAAGCAGCGCGTCTCGCCCGTGGAAGTAGTACTGGTTGCGGATGCCATGACTGGCCAAGATGCAGTGCGAGTAGCGGATGATTTCAACAAGCGTGTGGGCCTGACGGGCCTTATTCTCACGAAAGTGGATGGGGATGCCCGTGGTGGTGCGGCCCTCTCCATGCGCGCGGTCACCGGCGTGCCCATCAAATACTTAGGAGTGGGCGAGAAGACCGATGCGCTGGAACCTTTCCAACCTGACCGACTGGCCTCGCGCATCTTAGGCATGGGGGACATGCTTACACTCATTGAACGCGCCGAGGCTGCCTTCGATGAGGAACAGGCCCGCAGATTGCAGGAGAAACTCGCCACCGCCGATTTCGACTTGGAGGACTTCCGCGAGCAACTGCGCCAAGTCAAGCAGATGGGGCCGCTGCACCAAGTTTTGGAGATGATCCCAGGCTTTACCCAAATGAGCCGTGAGTTGCCCCAACATGTGACAGACCAGCAAATGAGACGCATCGAGGCCATCATCAACTCTATGACGCCAGAGGAGCGGAGAAATCCACGCATCATAGGAGGCAGTCGAAAGAAGCGCATTGCCCGGGGTAGTGGCACCACGATACAGGATGTAAACCAATTGCTGGGGCAGTTTCGCCAAATGCAACGCTTGATGAAGCAGATTCGCGACGGTCGCAGCCGCGGCTTTCTATCCCTATTCAGATGA
- the rpsP gene encoding 30S ribosomal protein S16, translating into MLKIRLRRTGLKKQPSYRIVVADSRSPRDGRFLEIVGHYNPRTEPPSFDLDAERIRYWLSQGAQPTDTVARLLDKEGLLTRKQKMAAPKAAKADNVPTEGEKEPS; encoded by the coding sequence TTGTTAAAGATCCGTCTGAGAAGAACGGGACTCAAGAAACAGCCTAGTTACCGCATAGTTGTGGCAGATTCGCGGTCTCCACGTGATGGAAGATTCTTGGAGATCGTCGGCCATTACAATCCGCGTACTGAGCCACCGTCTTTCGACCTGGATGCCGAGCGCATCCGGTACTGGCTCTCTCAAGGGGCCCAACCCACCGATACAGTAGCCCGCCTTCTGGACAAGGAGGGACTACTGACTCGGAAGCAAAAGATGGCTGCTCCTAAAGCCGCAAAGGCCGATAACGTACCGACGGAGGGCGAGAAGGAGCCTTCGTGA
- a CDS encoding KH domain-containing protein: MRALIEYIARSLVDYPDAVHVERISGTHTTIYELRVAPEDMGRVIGKQGRVVNAMRTLVRVAGSREGKRATLEVV; encoded by the coding sequence ATGAGGGCCCTCATCGAGTATATAGCCCGCTCTCTGGTTGACTACCCTGACGCCGTCCATGTGGAGCGGATATCCGGTACCCACACTACTATCTACGAACTGCGCGTTGCTCCGGAGGACATGGGCCGCGTGATTGGCAAGCAAGGCCGAGTGGTGAACGCCATGCGTACGCTGGTGCGTGTGGCTGGCTCGCGTGAAGGGAAGCGCGCGACGCTTGAAGTCGTCTAG
- the rimM gene encoding 16S rRNA processing protein RimM codes for MAGRVVPEYLVIGRVVAPWGRSGEIKVALETDFPHRFALLREVFVGPDRTPRALLSSRLHQGHVILRLAGCDDRNAAEGLRGLEILIPISQAMPLEEGQYYLHQIFDLHVYDESECYLGQVMEILVTGSNDVYVVRDGERELLIPALADVILRVDLEQGRMIVRLPKGLDEL; via the coding sequence ATGGCGGGTCGGGTTGTTCCTGAATATTTGGTCATCGGCCGAGTAGTGGCTCCCTGGGGGAGGAGCGGCGAGATCAAAGTGGCCCTGGAGACCGACTTTCCTCACCGTTTTGCGCTGCTTCGCGAGGTGTTCGTTGGCCCAGACCGAACACCCCGGGCATTGCTTTCCAGCCGCCTACACCAAGGTCACGTCATTCTTCGATTGGCTGGCTGCGACGATCGCAATGCCGCAGAGGGATTGCGAGGTCTAGAGATACTGATCCCCATTTCGCAGGCCATGCCGTTGGAGGAGGGGCAATACTATCTGCACCAGATATTCGATTTGCATGTGTACGACGAATCTGAGTGCTATCTAGGCCAAGTTATGGAGATATTGGTGACCGGCAGCAACGACGTCTATGTGGTGCGAGATGGCGAGCGAGAACTCCTTATACCCGCCCTTGCTGACGTGATTCTCCGTGTGGATCTGGAACAAGGCCGCATGATTGTCCGTCTGCCGAAAGGGTTGGACGAACTGTGA
- the dprA gene encoding DNA-protecting protein DprA produces the protein MNENTRYWVGFNIVPGIGPVKVRALVEHFGSVKAAWHADSAALQGSGLDRRALENFLAARSSISLDEEMERIREQGVTIITWDDPDYPRLLREIYAPPPVLYVKGSLTPADEYAVAIVGTRRATHYGREVTSRLAGGLAANGVTVVSGLARGIDAIAHRAALDAGGRTIAILGCGIDIVYPPEHARLAQEIIANGALITDYPLGTKPDAGNFPARNRIISGLCLGTLVTEADEQSGALITARYALEQGREVFAVPGSILTRSSAGTNRLIQAGEAKLVHDVQDILEELNLTMIVEQTEVREIAPSSEKEARLLQHLSDEPVHIDDLGRVSGLPIVEVSSTLALMELKGLVRRVSGMNYVLARESRVDYVID, from the coding sequence GTGAACGAGAACACCCGCTACTGGGTGGGCTTCAATATCGTGCCTGGTATCGGCCCTGTCAAAGTCCGTGCTTTGGTAGAGCACTTCGGCAGCGTGAAAGCAGCCTGGCATGCTGATAGTGCTGCACTGCAGGGCAGCGGGCTTGACCGACGCGCTCTGGAAAACTTTCTTGCTGCCCGCTCTAGCATTTCATTAGACGAGGAAATGGAGCGCATCCGCGAGCAGGGGGTGACCATCATCACATGGGATGACCCAGATTATCCACGCCTTTTGCGCGAGATTTACGCCCCACCACCGGTGCTTTACGTGAAGGGCTCGCTGACCCCCGCCGACGAATACGCTGTCGCGATTGTCGGTACGCGGCGTGCCACGCACTACGGCCGAGAGGTCACATCTCGCCTGGCAGGCGGCTTGGCTGCCAACGGAGTTACTGTGGTTAGCGGTCTGGCGCGCGGGATCGATGCCATAGCCCACCGTGCCGCTCTGGACGCTGGTGGACGAACGATCGCCATCTTAGGTTGCGGGATAGACATCGTCTACCCACCCGAACACGCTCGCCTCGCACAGGAGATTATCGCCAACGGCGCACTGATTACTGATTACCCGTTGGGCACAAAGCCCGATGCAGGTAACTTTCCCGCTCGCAACCGCATTATCAGTGGACTATGTCTGGGCACCCTCGTCACTGAAGCGGATGAGCAAAGTGGAGCCCTGATTACTGCGCGCTACGCCTTAGAACAGGGACGCGAAGTCTTTGCCGTGCCGGGCAGCATCCTGACAAGAAGCAGTGCGGGCACCAACCGCCTGATACAGGCTGGCGAAGCCAAGTTGGTTCACGATGTACAGGATATCCTGGAAGAACTTAACCTCACTATGATCGTAGAGCAGACTGAAGTGCGTGAAATAGCGCCCAGCAGCGAAAAGGAAGCGCGTTTGCTCCAGCACCTTTCTGACGAGCCAGTCCACATCGATGATTTGGGTCGCGTTAGTGGGCTACCGATTGTGGAAGTGAGCAGCACCTTAGCATTGATGGAACTCAAAGGTCTGGTGCGCCGTGTCAGTGGGATGAACTATGTTCTGGCACGCGAAAGTCGCGTGGATTATGTGATTGATTGA